One Dietzia sp. JS16-p6b genomic window carries:
- a CDS encoding crotonase/enoyl-CoA hydratase family protein codes for MTRVETPEDQHLLTERRGHVLVVTMNRPEARNALSGPMMRGMEAAWDLVDSDPDIRACILTGAGGYFCAGADLKAMNKDAPGDKFAGGGWDLSRLPALLKGRRLSKPLIAAVEGPAIAGGTEILQGTDIRVAGRSAKFGVSEARWGLYPLGGSAVRLVRQIPYTVAMEVLMTGRHLSAEEAERFGLIGHVVEDGTALDKALELAELIAANGPLAVQGMIETIRRTEGMHEEEAFRVDAEVGGRVFASADAKEGPRAFAEKRRPEFRGE; via the coding sequence ATGACCCGCGTCGAGACGCCCGAGGACCAGCACCTGCTCACCGAACGACGTGGGCACGTCCTGGTGGTGACCATGAACCGCCCCGAGGCCCGCAACGCCCTGTCCGGCCCGATGATGCGCGGCATGGAGGCGGCGTGGGATCTGGTGGACTCCGACCCGGACATCCGTGCGTGCATCCTCACCGGCGCGGGCGGGTACTTCTGCGCGGGCGCGGATCTCAAGGCCATGAACAAGGACGCGCCGGGGGACAAGTTCGCGGGCGGGGGCTGGGACCTGTCCCGTCTGCCCGCGCTGCTCAAGGGTCGTCGGTTGAGCAAGCCGCTCATCGCCGCCGTCGAGGGGCCCGCGATCGCGGGCGGGACCGAGATCCTGCAGGGCACCGACATCCGGGTCGCCGGCCGGTCGGCGAAGTTCGGCGTCTCCGAGGCCCGCTGGGGCCTGTACCCCCTCGGTGGGTCCGCGGTCCGACTCGTGCGCCAGATCCCCTACACCGTGGCCATGGAGGTCCTCATGACGGGCCGCCATCTCAGCGCCGAGGAGGCGGAGCGGTTCGGACTGATCGGCCACGTGGTCGAGGACGGCACCGCGCTCGACAAGGCACTCGAGCTCGCCGAGCTCATCGCCGCGAACGGGCCCCTGGCGGTGCAGGGGATGATCGAGACGATCCGCCGCACCGAGGGCATGCACGAGGAGGAGGCCTTCCGCGTCGACGCCGAGGTCGGCGGCCGGGTCTTCGCCTCCGCCGACGCCAAGGAGGGCCCCCGCGCGTTCGCGGAGAAGCGCAGGCCCGAGTTCCGCGGAGAGTGA
- a CDS encoding aldehyde dehydrogenase family protein, whose translation MTRTPTARDLTLAQILERQQQAFLADPQPAAGIRRDRIQRLKRLVLDNAAEFNEAIREDYGCRPEAFSTITDIASSIPDLDHQRGHLTRWMKPTRVSRALDAAGFTQQVRHDPKGVVGIIGPWNFPLYLTIVPAGSALAAGNRVMIRPSSVTAHTTEVLCDRAPEYFAVDELAVAGPEHGRGSDFSGLPFDHLFFTGSPGVGRSVARDAADNLTPVTLELGGKNPVVVDASADLDRAARGIAASRIINGGQVCMCPDYVFVPEGDVGRFCDTVLDQWRRTLPAIVGNPEYTAIVNTSNYERVVGLIEDAVAKGAVRRDATPAGERLPDASVRKIAPTLLTGVTPEMEIDSDEVFGPVLTVFGYRGLDEAVRYINERPSPLVLYWYGEKNSRFDLVADRTRSGNIYGNDFGIGMASPAVPFGGVGNSGMGGYHGHYGFRTFRHERAVAMHSWNVNVSEFMTPPFTAAKKRLASGYLGALRARTRLGL comes from the coding sequence ATGACCAGAACCCCGACCGCCCGTGATCTCACGCTCGCCCAGATCCTCGAGCGGCAGCAGCAGGCGTTCCTCGCCGACCCACAGCCCGCCGCCGGGATCCGGCGGGACCGGATCCAACGGCTCAAACGCCTCGTGCTGGACAACGCGGCCGAGTTCAACGAGGCGATCCGGGAAGACTACGGTTGCCGGCCCGAGGCGTTCTCCACGATCACCGACATCGCCTCGTCGATCCCGGACCTGGACCATCAGCGCGGCCACCTCACCCGGTGGATGAAGCCCACGCGGGTCTCCCGGGCCCTCGACGCGGCGGGGTTCACCCAGCAGGTTCGCCATGATCCCAAGGGCGTCGTCGGGATCATCGGCCCCTGGAATTTCCCCCTGTACCTGACCATCGTCCCGGCCGGGTCGGCGCTCGCGGCGGGCAACCGGGTGATGATCCGGCCGTCGTCGGTCACCGCCCACACGACAGAGGTGCTCTGCGACCGCGCGCCCGAATACTTCGCCGTCGACGAACTGGCCGTCGCGGGACCCGAGCACGGGCGCGGTTCGGACTTCTCCGGCCTGCCCTTCGACCACCTGTTCTTCACCGGGTCCCCGGGCGTCGGCAGGTCCGTCGCGAGGGACGCAGCCGACAACCTGACCCCGGTCACCCTCGAACTCGGCGGCAAGAACCCCGTGGTGGTGGACGCCAGCGCCGACCTCGATCGTGCCGCGCGCGGCATCGCGGCCTCCCGCATCATCAACGGTGGCCAGGTGTGCATGTGCCCGGACTACGTCTTCGTCCCCGAGGGCGACGTCGGCAGGTTCTGCGACACCGTCCTGGACCAGTGGCGCCGCACACTGCCCGCCATCGTGGGCAACCCCGAGTACACCGCGATCGTCAACACGTCCAACTATGAGCGCGTCGTCGGCCTGATCGAGGACGCAGTGGCCAAGGGCGCGGTGCGGCGTGACGCCACCCCGGCGGGGGAGAGATTACCGGACGCGTCCGTCCGGAAGATCGCCCCCACGCTGCTCACTGGCGTGACGCCGGAGATGGAGATCGACTCGGACGAGGTGTTCGGGCCCGTGCTCACGGTCTTCGGTTACCGGGGGCTCGACGAGGCCGTGCGCTACATCAACGAGCGACCCAGCCCGCTGGTCCTGTACTGGTACGGCGAGAAGAACAGTCGCTTCGACCTCGTGGCCGACCGCACGCGCTCGGGGAACATCTACGGCAACGACTTCGGCATCGGGATGGCCTCCCCGGCCGTCCCCTTCGGAGGGGTCGGCAACTCGGGCATGGGCGGCTACCACGGGCACTACGGCTTCCGCACGTTCAGGCACGAGCGGGCCGTGGCCATGCATTCCTGGAACGTCAACGTCTCCGAGTTCATGACGCCCCCGTTCACCGCGGCCAAGAAGCGGCTGGCCTCGGGGTACCTCGGGGCGCTGCGGGCCCGGACCCGGCTGGGCTTGTAA
- a CDS encoding acyl-CoA synthetase, giving the protein MSAPTPSVPADAGVPDPRTGEHVTSVYRIAEAEPDRVAVIEASGRQVSFGELVEAAHGHARGLRALGLGAGDGIVLMAPNSIGFLEVYFAALEIGLYVAPANWHLTGPEVAYILENSGSTVFVADERFADVATVAAEEAGLDPARCYAIGDVPGFRPLSELAVPANGEDSLPSDRTLGAPMLYTSGTTGRPKGVRRPLTGASPDQVTVPNYFFFAGFGIQGPDNVHICGSPLYHTAVLNFVAISLNLGQTVVLMDKWSPEEMLRLIDAHGVTQSHMVPTQFSRLLELPEDVRAKYDVSSLRTIVHGAAPCPQHVKQAMLDWWGPVLTEYYAGTEGGGCTITGEEWLRKPGSVGRPWKTTTLKILDDDGNELPVGETGNVYLQMHGSRFEYHQDKEKTAKTYVGELFTMGDIGYVDSDGYLFLCDRKNDMIISGGVNIYPAEIESEMTRHDAVRDVAVFGIPHADWGEEVKAVVELAEGYVESDELKAQILEDLSGRLAKFKMPRSIDVVEELPRQANGKLVKRTLKDPYWADAR; this is encoded by the coding sequence ATGAGCGCACCCACACCCTCCGTCCCCGCCGACGCCGGAGTCCCGGACCCCCGGACCGGCGAGCACGTCACCAGCGTCTACCGGATCGCCGAGGCCGAGCCGGACCGCGTCGCGGTGATCGAGGCCTCCGGCCGCCAGGTGAGCTTCGGCGAACTCGTGGAGGCCGCACACGGCCATGCCCGTGGGCTGCGCGCGCTCGGGCTGGGAGCCGGGGACGGGATCGTCCTGATGGCACCGAACAGCATCGGCTTCCTCGAGGTCTACTTCGCCGCCCTGGAGATCGGGCTCTATGTCGCTCCCGCCAACTGGCACCTGACGGGTCCCGAGGTGGCCTACATTCTCGAGAACTCGGGGTCGACGGTGTTCGTGGCCGACGAGAGGTTCGCCGACGTGGCCACCGTCGCCGCGGAGGAGGCCGGACTCGACCCCGCCCGCTGCTACGCGATCGGCGACGTGCCGGGGTTCCGGCCGCTGTCCGAACTCGCCGTCCCGGCAAACGGCGAGGATTCCTTGCCGTCGGACCGCACGCTCGGCGCCCCCATGCTCTACACCTCGGGCACCACCGGTCGCCCCAAGGGCGTCCGCAGGCCGCTGACCGGGGCCTCCCCGGATCAGGTTACGGTCCCCAACTACTTCTTCTTCGCCGGCTTCGGCATCCAGGGCCCGGACAACGTCCACATCTGCGGCTCGCCGCTCTACCACACGGCTGTGCTCAACTTCGTCGCGATCTCGCTCAACCTGGGTCAGACGGTGGTCCTCATGGACAAGTGGAGCCCGGAGGAGATGCTGCGTCTGATCGACGCGCACGGGGTCACCCAGTCCCACATGGTCCCGACGCAGTTCTCGCGACTGCTCGAACTGCCGGAGGACGTGCGCGCGAAGTACGACGTGTCGAGTCTCCGGACGATCGTCCACGGCGCCGCCCCGTGCCCGCAGCACGTCAAACAGGCGATGCTGGACTGGTGGGGGCCCGTCCTGACCGAGTACTACGCGGGCACCGAGGGCGGCGGCTGCACCATCACGGGCGAGGAGTGGCTGCGCAAGCCCGGGAGCGTGGGCCGGCCGTGGAAGACCACCACTCTGAAAATCCTCGACGACGACGGCAACGAGCTCCCCGTCGGCGAGACGGGCAACGTCTACCTCCAGATGCACGGATCCAGATTCGAGTATCACCAGGACAAGGAGAAGACGGCGAAGACCTATGTCGGCGAGCTGTTCACCATGGGCGACATCGGCTACGTGGATTCGGACGGCTACCTGTTCCTGTGCGACCGCAAGAACGACATGATCATCTCCGGAGGGGTGAACATCTACCCTGCCGAGATCGAGTCGGAGATGACCCGCCACGACGCCGTCCGTGACGTGGCGGTGTTCGGCATCCCGCACGCCGACTGGGGCGAGGAGGTCAAGGCCGTGGTGGAGCTGGCCGAGGGATACGTCGAATCCGACGAGCTCAAGGCCCAGATCCTCGAGGACCTCTCCGGGCGACTGGCCAAGTTCAAGATGCCGCGGTCGATCGACGTGGTGGAGGAACTGCCCCGACAGGCCAACGGCAAGCTGGTCAAGCGCACGCTCAAGGACCCGTACTGGGCGGACGCCCGCTGA
- a CDS encoding DUF1707 domain-containing protein, whose translation MSADPSGARAIRATDDDRTAVITALDSALASGQLDQFEHYERVRAATSARDVDELRPLFADLQGVRVRLHGDAGPTSALSPTGGVTSRWSAPESRRRRPWGALAGALVVAALLTGAFVAFSASDDPDPAGREVTSVDRPGRDGQGEARVLDAPAPLSPEGLERIFSSAGRASGSELATSLVVHPEHAVLAWTDPEHPSRTLRQIYRGGWSGWADSPSTREQPFRLADLDATVIAPVVAGAAETLGIAGETDAFLSVAADDAGRPSYTVHVRNDVHQTGFLVVDYAGEPVRITPPG comes from the coding sequence ATGTCCGCTGACCCCTCCGGGGCCCGGGCGATCCGGGCCACCGATGACGACCGCACCGCGGTCATCACCGCGCTCGACTCCGCGTTGGCCAGCGGCCAGCTCGACCAGTTCGAGCACTACGAGCGGGTGCGGGCGGCCACGTCCGCGCGCGACGTCGACGAGCTGCGCCCACTGTTCGCCGACCTCCAGGGTGTGAGGGTCCGACTCCACGGCGACGCCGGTCCGACCTCCGCGTTGTCGCCCACGGGGGGCGTGACCTCGCGGTGGTCCGCGCCTGAATCGCGTCGGCGCCGACCGTGGGGCGCCCTCGCGGGGGCGCTCGTGGTGGCCGCACTGTTGACCGGGGCGTTCGTGGCGTTCTCCGCCTCCGACGACCCGGACCCGGCCGGACGTGAGGTGACGTCCGTCGACCGCCCGGGCCGTGACGGACAGGGCGAGGCGCGCGTTCTGGACGCTCCCGCCCCACTGTCCCCCGAGGGTCTCGAGCGGATCTTCTCGAGCGCCGGTCGGGCATCGGGGTCGGAGCTGGCGACGAGCCTCGTGGTGCACCCCGAGCACGCGGTACTGGCCTGGACCGACCCGGAGCACCCCAGTCGGACGCTGCGCCAGATCTACCGTGGCGGCTGGTCGGGGTGGGCCGACAGCCCCAGCACCCGCGAGCAGCCGTTCCGGCTGGCCGACCTCGATGCCACCGTGATCGCGCCGGTCGTCGCCGGAGCCGCCGAGACCCTCGGGATCGCCGGGGAGACCGACGCCTTCCTCAGCGTCGCCGCGGACGACGCCGGCCGGCCGAGCTACACCGTCCACGTGCGCAACGACGTTCACCAGACCGGGTTCCTCGTGGTGGATTACGCCGGCGAGCCGGTGCGCATCACGCCGCCCGGCTGA